In the Hyla sarda isolate aHylSar1 chromosome 9, aHylSar1.hap1, whole genome shotgun sequence genome, aaccacagagttacggcaagggttactgggaaccggttttagacagttcttggcacaagaggacccccaactcttgatctccccagtggaccaatccagggttggggaatgaagttgaagccagggaagtccaaggagaatttccgaggtgcaattggggaggaccaaaagttcaatcctctcgtgatgagatccgatgctcataagaaggggctccgtgcggaaacgtatggtacagtccaacctggctccgttgaccgcggagatgcggagtggcttgacaagacgggtcaccggaatatggaatttattcacaaaggactcccgaataaaattcccagaagctccagagtccagacaggccacggctgagaggggagagctggctgaagtggaaatccgaacaggtaccgtgagacgtggagaagccgacttggcatcaagagacgccacacccacgagagctgagtgtgagcgtgcgtttcccagacgtggaggacggattgggcaatccaccagaaaatgttcagtactggcacagtacaaacaaagattctcttccttacggcgattcctctcttccagggtcaggcgagaccgatccacttgcatggcctcctcggcgggaggcctaggcgcagattgcagtggagactgtgggagaggtggccagagatctaagtctttttcctggcggagctcttgatgcctctcagaaaaacgcatgtcaatgcgagtggctagatgaatgagttcatgcaggctagcaggagtctctcgtgcggccagaacatctttaatgttgctggataggccttttttaaaggtcgcgcagagagcctcattattccaggaaagttcagaagcaagagtacggaattgtatggcgtactcgccaacggaggaattaccctggaccaggttcagcagggcagtctcagcagaagaggctcgggcaggttcctcaaagacacttcgaatttccgagaagaaggagtgtacagaggcagtgacggggtcatcacggtcccagagcggtgtggcccatgacagggcttttccagacagaaggctgactacgaaagccaccttagacctttcagtaggaaactgatccgacatcatctccagatgcagggaacattgggaaagaaagccacggcaaaacttagagtccccattaaatttgtccggcaaagacaggcggaggctaggagtggccactcgctgcggaagaggtgcaggagctggcggaggagatggttgctgctgctgtagctgagactgaatctgctgtagctgcgactggagttgctgagtcatggtggtcaagtacgacagctggtgatcttgttgggcaatctgtcgggcttgctgggcgaccagtgtggggaggtcggcgacaacaggcagaggaacttcagcgggatccatggccggatctactgtcacgatgccggctggcaggaggtggatcctctgtaccagagagggatagcgaggaccgtgctagtggaccggttctaagacactacaggttttcaccagagcccgccgcaaagcgggatggtcttgctgcggcggtagtgaccaggtcgtatccactagcaacggctcacctctctggctgctgaagataggcgaggtacaagggagtaggcagaagcaaagtcggacgtagcagaaggtcgggggcaggcggcaaggttcgtagtcaggggagatagcaaagttctggtacacagggtataaacacacaaaaacgctttcactaggctctagggcaacaagatccggcaaggaagtgcaagggaggagactagatatagccaggaaacagatgggaaccaattaagctaattgggccaggcaccaatcattggtgcactggccctttaagtctcagggagctggcgcgcgcgcgccctagagagcggagccgcgcgcgccagcacatgaccgcaggagacgggaacgggtaagtgacctgggatgcgattcgcgagcgggcgcgtcccgctgtgcgaatcgcatccccaacggccatgacagggcagcgctcccggtcagcgctgaccggggagctgcagggagaaaggcgccgtgagcgctccggggaggagcggggacccggagcgctaggcgtaacaatcaaatcctgagcatcaaatctgcgtacgtgtgaacacaCCTTACACGTTACCCTTAttctattgttttatatatactgtattactctattgtgttatatatactgtattactctattgtgttatatatactgtattactctattgtgttatatatactgtattactctattgtgttatatatactgtattactctattgtgttatatatactgtattactctattgtgttatatatactgtattactctattgtgttatatatactgtattactctattgtgttatatatactgtattgctctattgttatatatactgtattactctattgtgttatatatactgtattactctattgtgttatatatactgtattactcTATtgtgtgatatatactgtattactctattgtgttatatatactgtattactcTATtgtgtgatatatactgtattactctagggtgttatatatactgtattactctattgtgttatatatactgtattactctattgtgttatatatactgtattactctagtgtgttatatatacagtattactCTATTACTCTATtgtgttatatatactgtattactctattgtgttatatatacagtattactCTATTACTCTATtgtgttatatatactgtattactcTATtgtgtgatatatactgtattactctattgtgttatatatactgtattaatctattgtgttatatatacagtattactctattgtgttatatatacagtattactCTATTACTCTATtgtgttatatatactgtatttctctattgttatatatactgtattactcTATtgtgtgatatatactgtattactcttttgtgttatatatacagtattactCTGTTGTGTTATATGTACAATATTACTCTATTACTCTATtgtgttatatatactgtattactctattgtgttatatatactgtattactcTATTGTGTTATATATACTCCATTACTCTATtgtgttatatatactgtattactctattgtgttatatatatacagtattactCTGTTGTGTTATTTATACAGTATTACTCTGTTGTGTTATATGTACAGTATTACTCTATTACTCTATtgtgttatatatactgtattactcTATTGTGTTATATATACTCTATTACTCTATtgtgttatatatactgtatcactCTATTGTGTTATATATACTCTATTACTCTATtgtgttatatatactgtatcactctattgtgttatatatactgtattactcTATTGTGTTATATATACTCCATTACTCTATTGTGTTATATATGCAGTATTACTCTattgtgttatatatacagtattactctattgtgttatatatacagtattactctattttgttatatatactgtattactctgttgtgttatatatactatattactcttatgttttatatatatatatacagtattaatctattgtgttatatatactgtattactctattgtgttatatatactgtattactcTATtgtgtgatatatactgtattactctattgtgttatatatactgtattactcTATTACTCTATtgtgttatatatactgtattactctgttgtgttatatatactgtattactcttatgttttatatatatatatatatacagtattaatctattgtgttatatatacagtattaatctattgtgttatatatactgtattactcTATTGTGTTATATGTACTGTATTACTCTATtgtgtgatatatactgtattactctattgtgttatatatatacagtattactctattgtgttatatatacagtattactctattttgttatatatactgtattactcTGTTGTGTTATATGTACAATTTTACTCTTAtgtgttatatatactgtattactctgttgtgatatatatacagtattactCTATTGTGTTATTTATACAGTTTTACTCTTAtgtgttatatatactgtattactcTATTGTGTTATTTATACAGTTTTACtcttatgtgttatatatatactgtattactcTGTTGTGATAAATATACAGTATTACTCTATTGTGTTATTTATACAGTTTTACtcttatgtgttatatatatagtattgatcCATattagaccaatatatggagggataATCCAAACAATATACCAAAAGATCACCgtggtgatccactaattccctaaatTTACCATATATTAAGAAAAATGTTTATTGTTTCATATTagttcacacacaaaaaaagataaaaaaatcagGGTGTCTCTCTTTCCAGAAATATTAGGTGTAAAGAGGACTGCCAGGACTCAATAGTATTGCagtatgcacctgcagtgtgccatACTGAGGGAAAGGACACCACTGTGTTTTAAAATCAGATTctagcccccctcgacatgtttcgacGTACAcccggctttgtcaagaggtaacagcctgttacctcttgacaaagccgggTGTACgtcgaaacatgtcgaggggggctagAATCTGATTTTAAAACACAGTGGTGTCCTTTCCCTCAGTatggcacactgcaggtgcatactGCAATACTATTGAGTCCTGGCAGTCCTCTTTACACCTAATATTTCTGGAAAGAGAGACACCctgatttttttatcttttttgtgtGTGAACTAATATGaaacaataaacatttttattaatatatggtaaatttagggaattagtggatcaccacggtgatcttttggtataatatatacagtattactctattgtattatatgtacagtattactcttatgtgtgatatatacagtattactctattgtgttatatatactgtattaatctattgtgttatatatacagtataactcTTATGTGTTttatagatatacagtattactctgttgtgagatatatatatatatatatatatatatatatatatacacactgtattaaTCTATTgtgctatatatacagtattactCTGCTGTGTTGTACATACAGTACAACTCTCCTGTATGTGTTTCTCTACTGCTATTTTAAAAGCTTGGCGTTTCTCCGCTGTGTTCCAGGTTTTTACAGTCCGGCCTTTTATGATAGATATAATTACTCCGACATTAGCATATAGGATGTTTGTGTTGCACCCACTGTTATATATAGCTACAGCCTCCAGTACAATGTAAACCCTGTGCCGCCACGCTGTACACTTGTACACTCTGTTACTATCTATGGATGAGCAATCTGTTATTCTCTTATTTGTTATCTTGTGCATTAAGTGACTCCTTACTATTTTATCCGCTGTATAATGGCCTAACGTTGGTACCGTATCAACAGCTGCCATTCATATTCGCTATGGCGCATGATACATCTGGATGGCAGCCCGCACAACTGGTCCTTGGCCGTGATAAATGTGCGGGACATTTTGTTGGTGCCAAGCCACCGGACACTGGCATGGTGaaacaatatgtgtgtgtgtatatatatatatatatatatatatatatatatatacaggggtcaagtcctggaaaaaaaaagtgtgggaactcttccactaaagggctggtcctgcaggactcctactaATGTGAATAGTGtttctgctgtgaaaaaagtgcaggaactcagttcccacacgttgcTGCAGTACTtgagccctatatatatatatatatatatatatatatatatatatatatatatatatatatatataaaaataacataTGTCCTAGTATTGCAAATCTTTACATCCCACAAAACCGATATTTGGGGAGCttcgggtgtctgggcatgctgggagttgtagttttgcaacagctagaggtgcactggttgggaaacacagctctaTAGACATGCAATAGActgcccaggaatgctgggagttgtagttttgcaacagcaagagcgcactggttaggaaacactgctctatagacaTACAATACACTTGTCAGGctgacaggcatgctgggagttgtagttttgcaaaagctagaccagggtgcctccagctgttgcaaaactacaacccccagcatgcccggacagctttcagctgtccgggcatgctgggagttgtagttttgcaacagcaagagcgcactggttgggaaacactgctctatagacaTACAATACActtgtcaggcatgctgggagttgtagttgcaacagctggaggcacactggtttgcaaACAACTTGTCGGGCTGACGGTCAGATAGATGGGGCCTGACATTTTTACTGCGTtcatacatattgggggagatttatcaaacattGTGCAGAGGATCAATggagctgttgcccatagcaaccagtcagattccagctttcattttcactttttaAAATGGAAGCAGAAATTGGTTGCTATGCGCGACTGCACCACTGATCCCCCATATATCCTATTTATAGCTGTAGAAGGATAACCAAGTGCTCGCCAATATGGCCACAGTAACGGTATACAGGCGTACGGAGCCATTATACGCCTATAATTGCTCTCTTTACTGCGGCACTTAGTATGGAGCTTAATGCTTTGTTTCCCTATTAGCTTAATAATCCTCCAGTCTGACGGGAACAAGCGACCTAAATGGCCTCGCGTAACCGAATATTGTCCCTCTGCCTCGGGGGACGCTTCTGGTAACATGATCCTCCATACAGAGACAACAACAAAAATATAATTTGCGTTTGGTTGAAGCGTGCTCTCACCTGCTCTTGCGATTTTTTTCTCCTGGGTGGTATTGGCGGGAAATTGAGCCTCTTGGCGATCCGGGTTGTGACCCCGAGGCGCACGTCGGTGGTGACCGCCCTCCATCCCATCACCCGTCCGCACGTCGGGCACATCAGCTGACCCCCTGCGTTTTCTTTTCCCCCGGCGTTGGCCACCAGGCACGTTCTACAGTAACTGTGCCCGCACTCGGTGGTCACCGGGTCCTCAAAGTAACATTCACATAGCGAGCACACGGAGCCGTCCTGCAGCTCTCTGTAGGGTCCTGCTGaagacattgtgtgtgtgtgtgtgtggtgatgtCTGTTCCTTGTCTCACTGCAGATCATCCGTGGatttatacacctatatacattcACGTGTCCGCCCCTGTTTACCTGTCATGACTACCTCAGGCGGAGAGAGGCGGGGAGTTATGCAGTTTGGCAAGTTTCCACATTCCGAGTGATTGTGGGAAGTGCCCTCGGGGCCCGTATGTCACTGCCTGTGATGTAACGAAGAGTtaatgtactatatatatatatatatatatagctggcaGCCAAcgaagggttaatggtgggtcATAATGTTTACAAAGCAGCTCATAAAATTGTAGGACAATGCCCGAGGCGAGTACTCATTACTAATTCAGTGCCCAGCGGAGAAGTGGAAATACCACCTGCCAATCTGGACCATTCTGCAAAAACAAGATTGGGGGCTGCTTTACTAGATCGTATGGCCAATATGCCATTCTGgaatctgggaaagctgggtgacaaccaatggTGACATCTCACGCTTAGACGTTTCAAATCTATCaggtagtgaaggaaaaaatagaTCAGCTCACCGCTCATAATTGTGGATGGCCGGGCACAGGAGGATAATGACCCGGAAGCACGGATGAAGGGAACCGCTTTTCCCCAATGAACGTCAGGCAGGTAGAAGGAAAAATCCAGATCCTGATGGTGCAGTTAAAACTTAACATTGAACTCAtccaaaaagtaaaaattattaaaaaaagacatcacagggatggatagtgacatgtcactctaaaatcagagtgaaacgctgacgcgtttcgagcataggctcttagtcatgactaagagcTTATGATTGAATCGCGTCGGGGTTTCACTTCGATTTTAGTACACAGAAAGATACGTTTATgggcagggtcacacgtgccgtattaatctgcgtattttcctacccattgactttagtgAGTAGGAAAATATTCAGCAGCAAAATA is a window encoding:
- the LOC130290905 gene encoding E3 ubiquitin-protein ligase TRIM11-like, encoding MICSETRNRHHHTHTHTMSSAGPYRELQDGSVCSLCECYFEDPVTTECGHSYCRTCLVANAGGKENAGGQLMCPTCGRVMGWRAVTTDVRLGVTTRIAKRLNFPPIPPRRKKSQEQEI